From the genome of Maribacter algicola, one region includes:
- a CDS encoding YeeE/YedE family protein, whose translation MDWIYEPWPWYVSGPMIALVMFLLLMVGKNFGMSSNLRTMCTICGAGKTSDFFRFDWKAQRWNLVVVLGAIIGGFIGSHFMTTDAAVAINPDTVTDLKGLGFESAGKAYLPTELFDMNALTDIKSLGLLIIGGILVGFGTRYAGGCTSGHAISGLSNLQFPSLIAVFGFFIGGLTMIHLIFPLIF comes from the coding sequence ATGGACTGGATTTATGAACCCTGGCCCTGGTATGTCTCCGGGCCTATGATTGCCTTGGTCATGTTTCTGCTTTTGATGGTGGGGAAGAATTTTGGAATGTCATCCAACCTTAGAACCATGTGCACCATTTGTGGTGCAGGAAAGACATCTGATTTTTTTAGATTCGATTGGAAGGCGCAACGCTGGAACCTAGTTGTTGTTCTGGGCGCCATCATTGGTGGTTTTATTGGTTCACATTTTATGACAACGGATGCTGCCGTTGCTATCAATCCGGATACGGTTACGGACCTTAAGGGACTTGGATTTGAAAGTGCGGGCAAGGCCTATTTGCCCACGGAACTTTTCGATATGAATGCCTTGACCGATATCAAAAGTCTTGGACTATTGATCATAGGCGGTATATTGGTAGGCTTTGGAACACGTTATGCTGGGGGTTGCACCTCTGGCCATGCTATTTCAGGCCTCAGCAACCTTCAGTTTCCTTCCCTGATTGCCGTTTTCGGGTTTTTTATCGGGGGTTTGACCATGATCCACCTTATTTTCCCTCTAATATTTTAG
- a CDS encoding NAD(P)/FAD-dependent oxidoreductase, with protein MSKIVVLGAGIAGHVAATHLRRKLSKAHEVVVISPNSNYQWIPSNIWVGIGRMESKEILFPLEPLYKKKGIRYKQAKVTTFYPEGDEETDKPFVSIEYIVGENKGQKEKVTYDYLINATGPKLAFDMTEGLNPGTNKAYSVCTYSHAEHAWHALDDLIQQMKKGKKAKILIGTGHAKSTCQGAAFEYILNVEQELRRHKVRQMAEIVWISNESKLGDFGMDGMLLSYGSNIMKSNEMVEMVFEDRGIKWILGAGVNKIEDGVAHYENLEGEFKSETYDFAMLIPAFSGHGFKAYDKNDNDITEKLFKGFMIVDADYTPKPYEEWSVQDWPETYQNPSYKNIFAPGIAFAPPHAISKPRVSKNGTAISPAPPRTGMPSGITAKLVADNIIDTIHGKKELHHKGSLGNMGAACIASAGYGMTQGSGISITTYPIVPDYKKYPDTQGRQLKKTFGEIGLAGHWLKLALHYAFLYKAKMRPFWWLIPE; from the coding sequence ATGTCCAAAATAGTCGTATTAGGTGCCGGTATTGCAGGTCACGTGGCAGCGACCCACCTGCGAAGGAAATTGTCAAAAGCACATGAGGTTGTTGTCATATCACCAAACAGCAATTACCAATGGATTCCCTCCAATATCTGGGTAGGAATTGGAAGAATGGAATCAAAGGAAATTCTGTTTCCGCTTGAGCCTCTGTATAAGAAAAAAGGTATTCGCTATAAACAGGCCAAGGTAACGACCTTTTATCCGGAAGGCGACGAGGAAACCGACAAGCCCTTTGTAAGCATTGAATATATAGTTGGAGAAAATAAGGGACAAAAAGAAAAGGTTACTTACGACTATTTGATAAACGCTACCGGTCCAAAGCTCGCTTTTGATATGACCGAAGGACTAAACCCTGGCACCAACAAAGCATATTCCGTTTGTACCTATTCCCATGCGGAACATGCTTGGCATGCATTGGATGACCTTATTCAACAAATGAAAAAAGGTAAAAAAGCCAAAATCTTAATTGGAACCGGACATGCAAAGTCAACCTGCCAAGGCGCAGCATTTGAATATATTTTAAATGTGGAACAAGAACTCCGGCGGCATAAGGTTCGGCAAATGGCAGAAATCGTCTGGATATCCAATGAATCCAAATTGGGCGATTTTGGCATGGACGGAATGCTTTTGAGCTATGGAAGTAATATCATGAAATCCAATGAAATGGTGGAAATGGTTTTTGAGGACCGCGGCATAAAATGGATATTGGGCGCAGGCGTGAACAAAATTGAAGACGGGGTCGCACATTATGAAAATCTTGAAGGTGAGTTCAAATCAGAAACCTATGATTTTGCGATGCTCATACCTGCCTTTTCTGGTCATGGGTTCAAAGCCTATGATAAAAATGACAATGATATTACTGAGAAACTATTCAAAGGTTTTATGATTGTGGATGCAGATTATACACCAAAACCTTACGAGGAATGGAGCGTGCAGGACTGGCCGGAAACCTATCAAAACCCTTCCTATAAAAATATATTTGCCCCGGGCATTGCCTTTGCGCCACCCCATGCCATTTCAAAACCTAGGGTCAGTAAAAACGGAACGGCTATTTCCCCTGCCCCACCAAGAACCGGAATGCCATCTGGAATTACGGCAAAGTTGGTTGCGGACAATATCATAGATACCATCCATGGCAAGAAGGAACTGCACCACAAAGGGTCCCTAGGAAACATGGGGGCGGCCTGCATTGCTTCAGCAGGATACGGAATGACCCAAGGCAGTGGCATAAGTATCACCACCTATCCCATTGTGCCCGATTACAAAAAATACCCAGATACCCAAGGCAGGCAATTGAAAAAAACCTTTGGAGAAATTGGTTTGGCAGGTCATTGGCTAAAACTTGCCCTACACTATGCATTTCTTTACAAAGCTAAAATGAGACCCTTTTGGTGGCTCATTCCAGAATAA
- the cydB gene encoding cytochrome d ubiquinol oxidase subunit II, whose translation METILGIDYPTLWYLVVGLLFSGYAILEGFDYGAGAWHLFFKKDMSRRIAINAIGPLWDANQVWLIIGGGALFAGFPVMYATMLSAMYIPFMLFLMLLVLRSAAIKFRSSEEMTWWRKIWDIVYFVSNTLIGFLLGVVLGNILQGFELHENFVYKGGIFLTFLNPYALMTGLTTLSIFMTQGAIFLLLKTEGKLHDRLNYLLKKGMVFFIISFATTSLYTLTFLHGVTDKFKEQPIFFILPVLAFLAVANVPRLVSKKRYSQALVFSSLIMAFLLMLVAFQLYPVLLPSTIDPKYSVTIYNAASSQKSLGIMLTIVLIGAPLLAGYFLFLYKTFHGKVKLDDTSY comes from the coding sequence ATGGAAACAATTTTAGGTATTGATTATCCCACCTTATGGTACTTGGTCGTTGGGCTTTTATTTTCCGGCTATGCAATTTTAGAAGGTTTTGATTACGGCGCAGGCGCATGGCATCTGTTTTTTAAAAAAGATATGAGCAGGCGCATCGCGATAAATGCTATCGGCCCGTTATGGGATGCCAACCAGGTCTGGTTGATTATAGGTGGGGGTGCCTTGTTCGCGGGTTTTCCGGTTATGTATGCCACCATGCTATCCGCCATGTACATTCCCTTTATGTTATTCTTGATGCTGCTCGTACTGCGTTCGGCAGCCATAAAATTTAGAAGCTCGGAAGAAATGACATGGTGGCGAAAAATATGGGATATCGTTTATTTCGTATCCAACACCCTGATAGGCTTTTTATTGGGTGTTGTTCTAGGCAACATTCTACAAGGTTTTGAACTACATGAGAATTTTGTATACAAGGGCGGTATCTTTTTAACCTTTTTAAATCCGTATGCCCTGATGACGGGCCTTACCACCCTATCCATTTTTATGACACAGGGTGCAATCTTTCTGTTATTGAAGACCGAAGGCAAACTGCACGATAGACTTAATTACCTCTTAAAAAAGGGTATGGTTTTCTTTATCATAAGCTTTGCCACTACCTCATTATATACGCTCACTTTTCTACATGGAGTAACCGATAAATTTAAGGAACAGCCTATATTTTTTATACTACCAGTTCTAGCTTTTTTGGCAGTTGCCAACGTTCCCAGATTGGTATCCAAAAAGCGATATTCTCAAGCCTTGGTCTTTTCATCGTTGATCATGGCATTTTTGTTAATGCTGGTAGCCTTTCAATTGTATCCCGTGTTGTTGCCATCAACTATTGATCCAAAGTATAGCGTTACTATATATAATGCGGCATCTTCACAAAAATCATTGGGCATCATGCTGACCATCGTATTGATCGGTGCGCCTCTATTAGCGGGCTACTTTCTATTTTTATACAAAACCTTTCATGGTAAGGTAAAATTGGACGATACCAGTTATTAA
- a CDS encoding cytochrome ubiquinol oxidase subunit I, translating into MDVEILARIQFAFTVAFHYIYPPLSIGIGLIMVVLEGLYLKTGNKQYEVLTRFWLKIFAITFGIGVATGIIMEFEFGTNWSVYSKYVGDIFGSALAAEGLFAFGLESTFLGILIFGWNRVSPKVHFISTIGVFLGSMFSAIWIVVANSWQQTPAGYHIVGEGLNARAEVTDFWAMVFNPSSIDRIVHVWQGAFLAGAFMVLSVHAYYLLKGRFVEISKKAFKISLLIATIISLMQLVSGHSSADGVAKNQPAKLAAMEGHYDVSKAADLYLLGWVNNEKQEVTGLAIPGGLSYLVHQDFEAPIKGLNAFPKDEIPTQVNAVFQFYHIMVSIGMFLILLTLYASFLWWRGTLFDKKWLLRIFMFSVLLPQIANQVGWFAAEMGRQPWVVYGHLKTSEAFSQEVSSNQILFSLILFLVVYAILFLLFLYSLNKKIKHGPYEESKNPNEFLKYT; encoded by the coding sequence ATGGATGTAGAGATTCTCGCCCGTATCCAATTCGCCTTCACCGTAGCATTCCATTATATTTATCCCCCGCTAAGCATAGGAATTGGTCTGATCATGGTTGTTTTGGAAGGTCTTTATCTTAAGACAGGAAACAAACAATACGAAGTTCTCACCCGTTTTTGGTTAAAAATATTCGCCATAACTTTTGGAATTGGTGTGGCTACGGGAATTATTATGGAGTTTGAGTTTGGCACCAACTGGTCCGTGTACTCTAAATACGTAGGAGATATTTTTGGTAGTGCCTTGGCAGCGGAGGGCTTGTTCGCCTTTGGCCTGGAAAGTACCTTTTTGGGTATTTTGATTTTTGGCTGGAACCGTGTTTCACCAAAAGTCCATTTTATCTCTACTATAGGTGTTTTTTTGGGTTCCATGTTTTCAGCAATTTGGATCGTTGTGGCAAATAGTTGGCAACAGACCCCAGCGGGATATCATATTGTAGGCGAAGGACTCAACGCCCGGGCAGAGGTGACAGATTTTTGGGCCATGGTTTTTAATCCTTCGAGCATAGATAGAATTGTTCATGTTTGGCAAGGGGCATTTTTGGCAGGGGCCTTTATGGTACTAAGTGTACATGCTTATTATCTTTTAAAGGGCAGGTTCGTTGAAATATCCAAAAAAGCATTCAAGATTTCATTGCTTATAGCGACCATAATATCTCTAATGCAATTGGTATCCGGACACAGTTCTGCGGATGGCGTCGCCAAAAACCAACCCGCTAAATTAGCCGCGATGGAAGGTCATTATGATGTTTCAAAAGCGGCTGACCTATATTTATTGGGGTGGGTAAATAATGAAAAACAAGAAGTGACCGGTCTAGCGATTCCCGGTGGATTGTCCTATTTGGTACATCAGGATTTTGAGGCGCCCATAAAGGGTTTGAATGCCTTTCCCAAGGACGAAATACCTACACAGGTCAATGCGGTATTTCAATTTTACCATATCATGGTCTCCATTGGAATGTTTTTGATCTTGTTGACCCTTTATGCAAGCTTTTTATGGTGGCGGGGGACGTTGTTCGATAAAAAATGGCTGTTGCGAATCTTCATGTTTTCAGTTTTGCTACCACAGATAGCCAACCAAGTGGGCTGGTTTGCCGCTGAAATGGGAAGGCAACCTTGGGTGGTCTATGGCCACTTAAAAACTAGTGAGGCATTTTCACAGGAAGTTTCATCAAATCAAATTCTTTTCTCCCTGATTTTATTTTTAGTCGTTTATGCCATCTTGTTTTTATTGTTTTTGTACTCCTTGAACAAAAAGATAAAACACGGACCCTATGAAGAGTCCAAAAATCCGAACGAATTTTTAAAATACACGTAA